The Acropora palmata chromosome 10, jaAcrPala1.3, whole genome shotgun sequence genome contains a region encoding:
- the LOC141894315 gene encoding T-box transcription factor TBX10-like isoform X1: MDSSGFLSPKANAFSIAHLIDRARLADLAFLHHDPSYHWNSQVLLREMEERLMNAGTGKRTPLSVAHNHLLPDDSDEGSENGGSPNASPPPAQSSCSQANMRPLCAGLISGRVDLEMKNLWEEFHSLGTEMIVTKAGRRMFPTFQVRIQGLDPSSKYILMMDFVPVDDKRYRYAFHSSKWLVAGKADSSVPGRVHIHPDSPCTGQQWMKQIVSFDKLKLTNNLMDDNGHIILNSMHKYQPRFHVILDESEKGNSRTSLHEMNKDHLRTFIFPETQFMAVTAYQNHMITQLKIASNPFAKGFRDCDPDDCVMEVMKQLDQGEIAATARARLHGDMVHPRSEIQVSRPQAPRPMPPAMNPAFSYPGPYENRAAPLSHIPRNLPNNSPQGGYLPMMPQMMGHVGPTPMSPTSPTSPGYGQRTYQSLRMHRTMPYPTRGSRSSSSDESCQ, translated from the exons ATGGACAGTTCCGGATTTCTCTCTCCTAAGGCAAACGCTTTTTCTATCGCGCATTTGATTGATCGAGCTCGATTAGCAGACCTTGCATTTCTTCACCACGATCCAAGCTATCACTGGAATTCTCAGGTTCTGCTAAGAGAAATGGAAG AGCGCCTCATGAACGCTGGAACGGGCAAACGGACGCCCTTGAGCGTAGCGCATAATCACCTCTTGCCAGACGATTCAGACGAAGGAAGTGAAAATGGTGGGTCCCCAAACGCAAGCCCTCCGCCGGCACAATCATCTTGCTCTCAAGCCAATATGAGGCCACTATGTGCCGGGCTTATCAGTGGCCGAGTAGATTTAGAGATGAAAAATTTGTGGGAGGAATTTCATTCTCTTGGAactgagatgattgtaacaaAAGCTGGGAG GCGCATGTTTCCGACATTTCAGGTGCGCATACAAGGACTGGACCCATCATCTAAGTACATCCTGATGATGGACTTTGTTCCCGTCGATGACAAACGCTACCGCTACGCGTTCCACAGTTCCAAGTGGCTGGTAGCAGGCAAAGCCGACTCCAGTGTACCCGGAAGAGTACACATTCACCCTGACTCACCCTGTACTGGACAGCAATGGATGAAACAAATTGTGTCTTTCGATAAACTTAAACTCACCAACAACTTGATGGACGACAATGGGCAT ATCATTCTTAACTCGATGCACAAGTACCAGCCTCGATTCCACGTTATTTTAGATGAATCAGAAAAGGGCAACTCCAGAACGAGTCTACACGAAATGAACAAGGATCATCTGCGCACCTTCATCTTCCCTGAAACGCAGTTCATGGCTGTCACTGCTTATCAGAATCATATG aTTACACAGCTTAAGATTGCTAGCAACCCTTTTGCAAAGGGATTCCGAGATTGTGATCCTGATGACTG CGTCATGGAAGTGATGAAGCAGCTTGATCAAGGAGAAATAGCGGCGACAGCTCGTGCAAGGTTACATGGAGATATGGTTCATCCAAGAAGTGAAATTCAAGTTTCTCGACCACAGGCTCCCAGGCCAATGCCTCCCGCGATGAACCCAGCGTTTTCCTATCCAG GTCCATACGAGAACAGAGCAGCACCTCTGTCACACATACCAAGGAACCTCCCAAATAATTCCCCGCAGGGTGGGTACCTCCCAATGATGCCCCAAATGATGGGTCACGTAGGTCCTACCCCAATGTCACCAACATCACCCACGAGCCCAGGATATGGCCAGCGAACTTACCAGTCATTGCGCATGCATCGGACAATGCCATATCCCACAAGGGGCAGCAGATCTTCATCAAGCGATGAAAGCTGTCAATAG
- the LOC141894315 gene encoding T-box transcription factor TBX10-like isoform X2, with product MNAGTGKRTPLSVAHNHLLPDDSDEGSENGGSPNASPPPAQSSCSQANMRPLCAGLISGRVDLEMKNLWEEFHSLGTEMIVTKAGRRMFPTFQVRIQGLDPSSKYILMMDFVPVDDKRYRYAFHSSKWLVAGKADSSVPGRVHIHPDSPCTGQQWMKQIVSFDKLKLTNNLMDDNGHIILNSMHKYQPRFHVILDESEKGNSRTSLHEMNKDHLRTFIFPETQFMAVTAYQNHMITQLKIASNPFAKGFRDCDPDDCVMEVMKQLDQGEIAATARARLHGDMVHPRSEIQVSRPQAPRPMPPAMNPAFSYPGPYENRAAPLSHIPRNLPNNSPQGGYLPMMPQMMGHVGPTPMSPTSPTSPGYGQRTYQSLRMHRTMPYPTRGSRSSSSDESCQ from the exons ATGAACGCTGGAACGGGCAAACGGACGCCCTTGAGCGTAGCGCATAATCACCTCTTGCCAGACGATTCAGACGAAGGAAGTGAAAATGGTGGGTCCCCAAACGCAAGCCCTCCGCCGGCACAATCATCTTGCTCTCAAGCCAATATGAGGCCACTATGTGCCGGGCTTATCAGTGGCCGAGTAGATTTAGAGATGAAAAATTTGTGGGAGGAATTTCATTCTCTTGGAactgagatgattgtaacaaAAGCTGGGAG GCGCATGTTTCCGACATTTCAGGTGCGCATACAAGGACTGGACCCATCATCTAAGTACATCCTGATGATGGACTTTGTTCCCGTCGATGACAAACGCTACCGCTACGCGTTCCACAGTTCCAAGTGGCTGGTAGCAGGCAAAGCCGACTCCAGTGTACCCGGAAGAGTACACATTCACCCTGACTCACCCTGTACTGGACAGCAATGGATGAAACAAATTGTGTCTTTCGATAAACTTAAACTCACCAACAACTTGATGGACGACAATGGGCAT ATCATTCTTAACTCGATGCACAAGTACCAGCCTCGATTCCACGTTATTTTAGATGAATCAGAAAAGGGCAACTCCAGAACGAGTCTACACGAAATGAACAAGGATCATCTGCGCACCTTCATCTTCCCTGAAACGCAGTTCATGGCTGTCACTGCTTATCAGAATCATATG aTTACACAGCTTAAGATTGCTAGCAACCCTTTTGCAAAGGGATTCCGAGATTGTGATCCTGATGACTG CGTCATGGAAGTGATGAAGCAGCTTGATCAAGGAGAAATAGCGGCGACAGCTCGTGCAAGGTTACATGGAGATATGGTTCATCCAAGAAGTGAAATTCAAGTTTCTCGACCACAGGCTCCCAGGCCAATGCCTCCCGCGATGAACCCAGCGTTTTCCTATCCAG GTCCATACGAGAACAGAGCAGCACCTCTGTCACACATACCAAGGAACCTCCCAAATAATTCCCCGCAGGGTGGGTACCTCCCAATGATGCCCCAAATGATGGGTCACGTAGGTCCTACCCCAATGTCACCAACATCACCCACGAGCCCAGGATATGGCCAGCGAACTTACCAGTCATTGCGCATGCATCGGACAATGCCATATCCCACAAGGGGCAGCAGATCTTCATCAAGCGATGAAAGCTGTCAATAG
- the LOC141894313 gene encoding uncharacterized protein LOC141894313 has product MASPSKKLPSWLLLSKEDIAKSSEWKDLTSELFDAVKQQIAESHVSNFSDLTDSEKILFLDRAARLVRDGSSYKNLVQRVSGILDRNLNEDVVQTIFDPSNKYTKTQLLLEGASEATIKLLQRWPDLRIKMYTCLNRPLPNRLRKAMWKMCLADAIVRQRFLERALSNKRDTGSAQNAIIGQKCQAFLSSEEALREFASHPAVVEIMKSALSHRQFTTMGASSLVDTDFLLVLPFLKSLVLDSDVNQVDSQEIADFVEVYCTFMESRPPLMKDSRSKEFLLALTQYGKNVAAVLESKDQHLASSLQRVFSQGKSDQMAEGLAALMRSCARCMFVGFLSLNVVCYIWDQYILNLKLRSFHCIAMFSAAMLMLLREKLLRCRNVKEAEGVLLSEGKTLSVRDFQQMIDRHFLEDWQKQVTQDYVDGSELPLVDPVATVGRSMQPWSMWFLSQPPSRQRVEDRRLTREQREEERKRKLVEQQREEARRRREEEAQTRRREQELRREFQEEKNKERKQIAALERELERERTQRVSAEKQKNEEISRLKSELAKYQVTPAHTPGGIPSTSNTGPSIRDPAPVPPRSQPRKSPRQEAEEFVRALLGGAFHSLELVAHGSRQESTNLDVMTRKALETNSKDYREAMVEVFNRELHTDDWDRMEEEERSEKTTRLMTVLKEKRKERLNGIESQR; this is encoded by the exons ATGGCGTCCCCATCAAAGAAATTACCCTCTTGGTTACTACTTTCAAAAGAAGATATTGCAAAATCAAGCGAGTGGAAGGACTTAACTTCGGAGCTGTTTGATGCAGTAAAACAGCAAATTGCTGAAAGTCACGTTTCTAACTTCTCTGATCTTACGGATTCGGAGAAAATCTTGTTTCTTGATCGTGCTGCCAGGCTCGTTCGTGATGGTTCTTCGTATAAAAATCTTGTCCAGAGGGTATCAGGAATTCTTGATCGAAATCTAAACGAAGACGTAGTGCAGACTATTTTTGATCCATCAAATAAATACACAAAGACACAACTGCTTTTAGAAGGAGCCTCAGAAGCCACCATTAAACTTTTGCAAAGGTGGCCGGATTTAAGAATCAAGATGTACACTTGTCTCAATCGCCCGCTGCCAAACAGACTGCGAAAAGCGATGTGGAAAATGTGTTTAGCTGATGCGATTGTGCGTCAAAGGTTTCTTGAAAGAGCATTGAGTAACAAACGAGACACAGGCTCCGCTCAGAATGCAATAATTGGCCAAAAGTGTCAAGCATTTTTGTCCTCTGAAGAAGCTCTGCGTGAATTTGCATCTCACCCCGCTGTGGTTGAAATCATGAAATCTGCCCTGTCTCACAGACAATTCACTACAATGGGTGCATCATCTTTAGTTGATACAGATTTTCTGTTGGTGTTACCTTTCCTGAAAAGTTTAGTTTTGGATAGTGATGTCAATCAGGTTGATTCTCAGGAAATTGCAGACTTCGTTGAAGTTTATTGCACTTTCATGGAATCAAGACCTCCTTTGATGAAAGATTCTAGATCTAAG GAATTCCTTCTAGCTCTAACGCAATATGGCAAAAACGTGGCGGCTGTCTTGGAATCCAAAGATCAACATCTTGCCTCGTCTTTGCAGAGGGTATTCTCCCAAG GTAAATCAGATCAGATGGCTGAAGGCCTAGCAGCTCTCATGAGATCCTGTGCAAGATGCATGTTTGTTG GTTTTCTGTCTCTTAATGTGGTTTGTTATATCTGGGATCAATACATACTGAACTTAAAGTTGAGGTCCTTTCATTGCATCGCTATGTTCTCTGCTGCAATGCTGATGCTGTTACGTGAGAAACTGTTAAGATGCAGAAAT GTCAAGGAAGCTGAGGGAGTCCTTCTTTCGGAAGGTAAAACTTTGAGTGTTcgagattttcaacaaatg ATTGACCGTCATTTTTTGGAAGATTGGCAGAAGCAAGTTACACAAGATTATGTCGATGGATCAGAATTACCACTTGTGGATCCTGTCGCAA CTGTTGGTAGGTCCATGCAACCTTGGTCAATGTGGTTCCTTAGTCAGCCTCCCAGCCGGCAGCGGGTTGAAGATCGGAGATTGACTCGGGAGCAGCGagaggaagaaagaaagagaaagttgGTTGAGCAACAAAGAGAGGAAGCTCGGAGAAGAAGAGAAGAGGAAGCACAGACGCGACGAAGAGAACAAGAGCTGAGACGAGAgtttcaagaagaaaaaaacaaagaaaggaagcAGATTGCAGCTCTGGAAAGAGAGCTTGAGCGTGAAAGAACCCAGCGAGTATCAGCggagaaacagaaaaatgaagAGATTTCGAGATTGAAGTCGGAACTTGCGAAATATCAAGTAACGCCAGCTCATACCCCAGGGGGTATTCCTTCAACGTCTAATACGGGTCCTTCGATACGGGACCCGGCTCCGGTGCCGCCTAGATCTCAGCCTCGAAAAAGTCCCCGCCAAGAAGCAGAGGAGTTTGTGAGGGCGTTATTGGGCGGGGCTTTTCACAGTTTAGAATTGG TGGCACATGGTTCGCGACAAGAGAGCACAAATCTGGATGTCATGACTAGAAAAGCGCTTGAGACAAACTCAAAAGATTACAGAGAAGCCATGGTGGAAGTTTTCAACCGAGAACTTCATACGGACGACTGGGACCGCATGGAGGAAGAGGAACGATCAGAGAAGACTACGCGACTCATGACGGTGTTAAAAGAGAAGCGAAAAGAACGATTAAACGGAATCGAATCGCAAAGATGA
- the LOC141894314 gene encoding cell cycle checkpoint control protein RAD9B-like isoform X1, translating to MRCMIPGRSVKLFAKAVHCLSRIGDELYLEALPQGLALRTVNSSRSAYACFLFNESFFLSYDDGSNDLPEDSQEEDLLKCKIGMKSCLSVFKSMNTIEKSVDQCKIDLNIKEARLVFLLFCRHGITKTYNLTFQACETLQAIFSKDLSLNFITAQAKILNDAVYNFPNNQEEVTLVVCPETFKVKNYVDDEPDPTKVIHTEMMLAPEEFDNYQIGVDTDVTFCLKELRAILTFAEFSSQPINVHFETGGKPIVFSMDGDSSYEGNFVLATLVDNESSAPSSQHSGAEVEAAASKSTKKHQKGKQDKSSSKESLPKQQNSGEEISQRHDDAENDEEYDSLLDDNDMDITEIDHALQDNKASASSQRNQFKDNKVKNNSTTKDEQLPTCKRILDASKSSVLDDFFSDSFPYRDMFTTARKELSVIHEASQESANTTMYPFRVDIQDPSRGSAKPIQTPSSSVTDVSYLKTMDMPSLGHSSCASPEFKSLKQSEQKKAKKHKADHDESIMDVEADDDYEFIPGTPPNKKFKSMFFNASQNQVLPQDVVLAADSDED from the exons ATGCGCTGTATGATTCCTGGAAGATCTGTCAAAT TGTTTGCCAAAGCCGTCCATTGTTTGTCCAGGATTGGTGATGAACTTTATTTAGAGGCTCTGCCACAAGGG ctTGCTTTGAGGACTGTCAACTCATCTCGATCAGCGTACGCCTGCTTCCTTTTTAATGAGAGCTTCTTTTTAAGTTATGACGATGGTTCAAATGATCTACCAGAGGACTCACAGGAAGAAGATTTACTCAAGTGCAAGATTGGCATGAAA TCTTGCTTATCAGTGTTCAAATCCATGAACACAATTGAGAAATCTGTGGATCAGTGTAAAATTGATCTGAACATCAAGGAAGCCAGACTTGTGTTTTTACTGTTCTGCAGACATG GAATCACCAAGACCTACAACTTGACTTTTCAAGCATGTGAAACCTTACAAGCCATATTCTCCAAAGACTTGAGTCTTAACTTCATAACTGCTCAAGCCAA GATTTTGAATGATGCAGTGTACAACTTTCCAAATAATCAGGAGGAGGTTACATTAGTTGTCTGCCCAGAGACTTTCAAAGTCAAGAACTATGTGGATGATGAGCCAG ATCCAACAAAAGTGATCCACACAGAGATGATGCTTGCACCAGAAGAGTTTGATAATTACCAAATTGGTGTTGACACTGATGTCACTTTTTGCCTCAAGGAGCTGAGG GCCATTTTGACATTTGCTGAATTCTCAAGTCAACCCATAAATGTTCATTTTGAGACTGGAGGAAA GCCAATTGTGTTCAGCATGGATGGCGACTCAAGTTATGAAGGCAACTTTGTCCTAGCAACATTAGTTGACAATGAAAGTTCAGCACCATCCTCCCAGCATTCTGGTGCAGAAGTAGAAGCAGCAGCTAGTAAATCAACTAAGAAACACCAAAAGGGCAAACAAGACAAGAG CTCTTCCAAAGAAAGTTTACCAAAACAACAGAACTCAGGTGAAGAAATTTCACAGAGACATGATGatgctgaaaatgatgaagaatatGATTCTCTTCTTGATGACAATGATATGGATATTACAGAAATCGATCATGCCCTACAGGACAACAAAGCATCTGCATCATCACAAAGGAATCAATTTAAAGAcaataaagtgaaaaacaacagTACCACAAAGGATGAACAATTGCCCACATGCAAAAG AATTTTAGATGCCAGTAAAAGCTCAGTTCTTGATGACTTCTTCAGTGATTCCTTTCCTTATCGAG ATATGTTCACCACTGCAAGAAAGGAGCTTTCAGTCATCCATGAGGCCAGCCAGGAGAGCGCTAATACCACCATGTATCCTTTTAGAGTTGACATACAGGACCCCAG CCGGGGTAGTGCAAAGCCCATTCAGACTCCATCCAGCTCAGTTACAG ATGTGTCATATTTGAAAACTATGGATATG CCGTCTCTTGGACACAGTAGTTGTGCCAGCCCAGAATTTAAATCACTAAAACAAAGTGagcaaaaaaaagcaaagaagcaCAAAGCTGACCATGATGAAAGCATTATGGATGTAGAGGCTGATGATGATTATGAATTTATTCCAGGAACACCACCCAACAAAAAG TTTAAATCCATGTTTTTCAACGCTTCACAAAATCAA GTTCTTCCTCAAGATGTAGTACTTGCGGCCGACAGTGACGAAGActaa
- the LOC141894314 gene encoding cell cycle checkpoint control protein RAD9B-like isoform X2, translating to MRCMIPGRSVKLFAKAVHCLSRIGDELYLEALPQGLALRTVNSSRSAYACFLFNESFFLSYDDGSNDLPEDSQEEDLLKCKIGMKSCLSVFKSMNTIEKSVDQCKIDLNIKEARLVFLLFCRHGITKTYNLTFQACETLQAIFSKDLSLNFITAQAKILNDAVYNFPNNQEEVTLVVCPETFKVKNYVDDEPDPTKVIHTEMMLAPEEFDNYQIGVDTDVTFCLKELRAILTFAEFSSQPINVHFETGGKPIVFSMDGDSSYEGNFVLATLVDNESSAPSSQHSGAEVEAAASKSTKKHQKGKQDKSSSKESLPKQQNSGEEISQRHDDAENDEEYDSLLDDNDMDITEIDHALQDNKASASSQRNQFKDNKVKNNSTTKDEQLPTCKRILDASKSSVLDDFFSDSFPYRDMFTTARKELSVIHEASQESANTTIRGSAKPIQTPSSSVTDVSYLKTMDMPSLGHSSCASPEFKSLKQSEQKKAKKHKADHDESIMDVEADDDYEFIPGTPPNKKFKSMFFNASQNQVLPQDVVLAADSDED from the exons ATGCGCTGTATGATTCCTGGAAGATCTGTCAAAT TGTTTGCCAAAGCCGTCCATTGTTTGTCCAGGATTGGTGATGAACTTTATTTAGAGGCTCTGCCACAAGGG ctTGCTTTGAGGACTGTCAACTCATCTCGATCAGCGTACGCCTGCTTCCTTTTTAATGAGAGCTTCTTTTTAAGTTATGACGATGGTTCAAATGATCTACCAGAGGACTCACAGGAAGAAGATTTACTCAAGTGCAAGATTGGCATGAAA TCTTGCTTATCAGTGTTCAAATCCATGAACACAATTGAGAAATCTGTGGATCAGTGTAAAATTGATCTGAACATCAAGGAAGCCAGACTTGTGTTTTTACTGTTCTGCAGACATG GAATCACCAAGACCTACAACTTGACTTTTCAAGCATGTGAAACCTTACAAGCCATATTCTCCAAAGACTTGAGTCTTAACTTCATAACTGCTCAAGCCAA GATTTTGAATGATGCAGTGTACAACTTTCCAAATAATCAGGAGGAGGTTACATTAGTTGTCTGCCCAGAGACTTTCAAAGTCAAGAACTATGTGGATGATGAGCCAG ATCCAACAAAAGTGATCCACACAGAGATGATGCTTGCACCAGAAGAGTTTGATAATTACCAAATTGGTGTTGACACTGATGTCACTTTTTGCCTCAAGGAGCTGAGG GCCATTTTGACATTTGCTGAATTCTCAAGTCAACCCATAAATGTTCATTTTGAGACTGGAGGAAA GCCAATTGTGTTCAGCATGGATGGCGACTCAAGTTATGAAGGCAACTTTGTCCTAGCAACATTAGTTGACAATGAAAGTTCAGCACCATCCTCCCAGCATTCTGGTGCAGAAGTAGAAGCAGCAGCTAGTAAATCAACTAAGAAACACCAAAAGGGCAAACAAGACAAGAG CTCTTCCAAAGAAAGTTTACCAAAACAACAGAACTCAGGTGAAGAAATTTCACAGAGACATGATGatgctgaaaatgatgaagaatatGATTCTCTTCTTGATGACAATGATATGGATATTACAGAAATCGATCATGCCCTACAGGACAACAAAGCATCTGCATCATCACAAAGGAATCAATTTAAAGAcaataaagtgaaaaacaacagTACCACAAAGGATGAACAATTGCCCACATGCAAAAG AATTTTAGATGCCAGTAAAAGCTCAGTTCTTGATGACTTCTTCAGTGATTCCTTTCCTTATCGAG ATATGTTCACCACTGCAAGAAAGGAGCTTTCAGTCATCCATGAGGCCAGCCAGGAGAGCGCTAATACCACCAT CCGGGGTAGTGCAAAGCCCATTCAGACTCCATCCAGCTCAGTTACAG ATGTGTCATATTTGAAAACTATGGATATG CCGTCTCTTGGACACAGTAGTTGTGCCAGCCCAGAATTTAAATCACTAAAACAAAGTGagcaaaaaaaagcaaagaagcaCAAAGCTGACCATGATGAAAGCATTATGGATGTAGAGGCTGATGATGATTATGAATTTATTCCAGGAACACCACCCAACAAAAAG TTTAAATCCATGTTTTTCAACGCTTCACAAAATCAA GTTCTTCCTCAAGATGTAGTACTTGCGGCCGACAGTGACGAAGActaa